TGATGGATCATGACCCTCGAGTGCTGCAGGGCCGAACGTTTACCGGCAGCTCCCGCGCACAACAATACCGAACCCATAGAAAGCGCAATGCCCGTACAAATGGTGGCCACATCTGGCGCGATATATTGCATGGTATCATAAATACCAAAGCCTGCATACACCGATCCCCCAGGCGAATTGATATACAATTGGATGTCGTTTTTGGTATCAACCGACTGCAAAAAAAGCAATTGTGCCTGTATCACATTTGCATTCCGCTCATCAACGGCTTCCCCTAAAAAAATAATCCTATCCATCATCAATCGCGAGAAAACATCCATCTGTGCTACATTCAGCTGGCGTTCTTCCGTAATATAGGGCGTCATGGCAACAGGCAGGGTATAAGCAGCGGTTCTGTCCATATACTGATCTACATAAAGGCTGTTTAAGCGTTGGTGTTTTACCGCATAAAGGCGGAATTCTTTGTTAATATCCATCGTATTGATTTTAAATTTTGGGCATAGCGATGCCCCTGCCCCGATAATAGGGCATGATGTATAAATTAAATTGATTGTTTATTTGTGGAACAAACGCATTACCTTTTGCCTGAAACTTTGATGCTCAACGGTATTAAACAGCGTTTCGTGTATATTATTGATTTCATTTTTCAGCTGTTTCCGGCTATAATCGCGCACCACCTGGTAGGTTTTGTTCTGCCAATACACTTGCTCTCTAAGTTCAGGCTGTAAGATCATTTTGGCTTCGAAC
The nucleotide sequence above comes from Pedobacter riviphilus. Encoded proteins:
- a CDS encoding ATP-dependent Clp protease proteolytic subunit; translation: MDINKEFRLYAVKHQRLNSLYVDQYMDRTAAYTLPVAMTPYITEERQLNVAQMDVFSRLMMDRIIFLGEAVDERNANVIQAQLLFLQSVDTKNDIQLYINSPGGSVYAGFGIYDTMQYIAPDVATICTGIALSMGSVLLCAGAAGKRSALQHSRVMIHQTSGGAEGTAIDMDIRIKEVLKVQSDLYHILAKHSGQSYERINEIASRDYWMTATEAKEFGMTDEVLTRGE